In Primulina eburnea isolate SZY01 chromosome 5, ASM2296580v1, whole genome shotgun sequence, a single window of DNA contains:
- the LOC140831873 gene encoding uncharacterized protein, translating to MKIQQHFTSVAYPQCNGQVEVTNRSLVQSLKTRLGSAKANRVEELPSVLWSCRTTPKIGTGETPFSLVYGNEAVLPAEIGEETPRVTFYDEQNNERRAADLDFVEEKREAAAIRMEAYKRRIAQSYNKKVIQRSFQVGDLVFKKVQEEKVGKLDPKWEGPFKVVEKLSSGAYYLEDWTGKKLKRPWNAYHLRKYYA from the coding sequence ATGAAGATACAGCAGCACTTCACCTCCGTGGCCTACCCTCAATGCAATGGCCAAGTGGAGGTCACCAACAGATCCTTAGTGCAGAGCCTGAAGACCAGACTCGGGAGCGCGAAAGCTAATCGGGTGGAGGAACTCCCCAGCGTGCTTTGGTCATGCAGGACCACCCCAAAAATAGGCACGGGGGAGACGCCTTTCAGCCTAGTTTATGGAAATGAAGCCGTGCTTCCGGCGGAGATCGGAGAAGAGACACCTCGCGTCACATTCTATGATGAGCAAAACAATGAGAGACGAGCAGCAGACTTGGATTTCGTGGAAGAAAAAAGAGAAGCCGCTGCCATAAGAATGGAAGCTTACAAGAGACGCATAGCCCAGTCTTACAACAAAAAGGTCATTCAGAGGAGCTTCCAGGTGGGAGACTTGGTCTTTAAGAAGGTTCAGGAAGAGAAGGTCGGAAAGCTCGATCCAAAATGGGAAGGGCCGTTCAAAGTGGTGGAAAAGCTCAGCTCAGGTGCCTACTACTTAGAGGACTGGACAGGGAAGAAATTGAAGAGGCCATGGAATGCTTATCACCTCCGCAAATATTATGCTTAG